GCCTTCACTTTCTTTCCGTAAGCTTTCTAAATCATCATCATCAAGAACAACAAATTTATTTTTCTCATATTCATATGCTTTGACGATATCCTCGTTTGCTACTTCTTTTTCACAGCTGCTACATACCTTTTCATACGAAATTGGCGTGTGGCACTCTTTATGAAGCTGCCTTAATTTGATGTCTTTATTTTCTGTTGCAGCGTGAAGCTTAACTGGAATATTGACTAAGCCAAAGCTGATCGTTCCTTTCCACATCGTATGCATGATATCACCTGTTTTTAGTTACTATCCTGCTAGTTTTTCGGCGTAATTATTCAGGCGATTTATGGCTAAAATAAGGATAGTTGTCTGAGGAGGTGTAAGAGATGGTACCGATGCGTTTAACGCCTACAACGCTTTTGCCTGACGGTGATGATTGGCAATATGAAGTGAAATATGATGGATTTCGTTGTATGCTTCTTATAGAAAAGGGCAGCGTGCAAGTGTTAAGCAAAACGGGGAAGGTTTTAAATACTTCCTTCCCTGAGATTGAAGCCTTCGTCCAGCAGCGTGCAGTTGCTTTACAGCCGTATCTCCCCCTCCAATTAGATGGTGAATTAGTTCATTTAGTGAATAGGTATAAAAGTCATTTTTCTACAGTCCAGAAGCGGAGCAGGATGAAAAAGGGAACAGCGATTCGGGACATATCAGCTAAACTTCCGTGTCACCTCGTTGTGTTTGATTTGCTAAAGGTTAATGGAACCTCTCTTGTCACGAAGTCTTTACAACAACGTCAGGAACAATTACATCTCATATTTAAAGAGCTGGACTTTCCCTTAACTGTTACACCTGAAGACAGCCGGTGCCTTCAATACATCGCCCCTTCTGCATCTTTAGTGCATCTATGGGACAAAATCGTTCAATTTAATGGTGAAGGCCTCATCGCCAAAAAGCACACTTCGGCATACAAAGAAGGCATCAGAAGTAAGCAATGGTTGAAAAAGAAATTTTGGCGCACGATTAGTGTAATTTTATTAGAGTATAACGAATTTAATGGTTATTTTCAGGGGGCCGTTTACCAAGATAGTGCGTTAATACCAGTTGTGGATGTGATACACGGCTTTAGTGATACAGAGCGGAACACTCTCATTGCCATGTTTAAACAAAATGGGCATCAGATCACTTCTACTATATGGCAATTATCACCCTCAATTTGTGTTAGTGTGGCATGTATTGATTTTGACGGTTCCCACTTGCGTGAGCCGCGCTTTACATCGTTTTTATTACATGAACAACCTGATAACTGCACGTGGGAACAAATGAATCGACAGCTTTACCCCCTGCCCTCTCATGTGATGATCACCCATCACGACAAACCGGTTTGGCCGGAACAGCACGTAACAAAAGATGATTACCTGATCTTTTTACAAAAAGTCGGCCCCTATATGCTACCTTTTTTGCACAATCGCTTGCTGACCGTCATTCGTTATCCACACGGTGTGGACGGTGACGCTTTTTACCAAAAAAACGTGCCTGATTATGCCCCAGAGTTCGTTAAGACAACTCGAGCAGACGATATAGCTTACATCACGTGTAATAGCATGGACACCCTTCTTTGGTTAGGAAACCAGCTTGCTTTAGAATTTCACATCCCTTTTCAGCCTTATACAGAACGTAAACCAACTGAAATTGTCTTGGACTTAGATCCGCCTTCGGTTAGCCATTTTTCATTAGCCATTGAAGCCGCGCAACATTTTAAAGCCATATTCGATGAGTGTAGCATTACTTCCTTCGTTAAAACATCTGGCCGAAAAGGGTTACAATTGTATATTCCTTTGCCAAAGGACACATTTTCTTATCATGACACTCGCATCATAACATCTTTTCTCTGTCACTTTTTATGTGAACAAAAGCCCTCACTGTTTACAACTGAACGTTTAAAAAAGAAACGAGGTGAGCGCTTGTATCTTGATTATATGCAGCATGATGCTGGAAAAACGCTCATTGCCCCTTATTCACCAAGAGGGGAGAAAGACGGAACAGTGGCAGTCCCTTTATATTGGGAAGAAGTTAATGACAACCTTTCACCTTCTCACTTTACTATTAAAAACGTCGCTGACCGCCTTTTACAAAAAGGAGACCCTTTTAGATTTATGTACGAGGCAACTAATAAAGACGCATTACAGGCGCTTTTAGACCGACTAAAAGTGTAGTTCTATTCAGTTATTAGGAATATTAACAACAGCTATATCTTTAGTTAAGAGAAGTACTAGCATATACTTTTTCTAATGACACCTCTCCTTACAAGATTGAATCAGAGAACAAAACAAGGCTCCCCTCATAAGTAACTACTTATGGGAGAGCCATGGTCATCACGGTTATTAACTGATGCCTTGCATCGCTGTAATGAGTGCAAGCTTATAAACATCTTCTGTGTTACAACCTCGGGATAGATCATTTACTGGCTTATTCAACCCTTGTAAGATCGGGCCGATTGCTTCAAAATTCCCAAGGCGTTGCGCTAACTTATAACCGATATTCCCTGCTTCTAAACTAGGGAAAATAAACGTATTCGCTTGTCCGTTTAAAGGAGAGTCCGGCGCTTTTTTCGCTGCCACAGTTGGCACAAACGCTGCATCAAACTGAAACTCACCATCTAACGTAAGTTCTGGCGCTTTTTCTTTAGCTAATGCTGTTGCCGCGATGACTTTTTCTGTTTCTGGGCTCACCGCAGATCCTTTTGTTGAGAAGCTGAGCATCGCCACTTTAGGGTCAATTCCAAATACCCTTGCTGTTTTTGCTGCTTCAATAGCCGTTTCAGCTAAATCGCTGCTATCAGGTGCGATATTAATGGCACAGTCGCCAAATATATAACGCTCGTCTCCTTTAACCATGACAAACACACCTGACGTTTTTTTCACGTCAGCTTTCGTTTTAATTATTTGCAGGGCAGGTCTCACTGTGTCCCCCGTTGAATGGGCTGCACCACTCACAAGACCAGACGCCTTATCCGTGTAAACGAGCATAGTACCGAAATAATTAGGTGTTTTTAAAATCTTTTCTGCTTCTTCTTTCGTATTTTTTCCTTTGCGCCGTTCAACAAAAGCGTCTACTAAATCACTAAACCCTGAATACGTCTCAGGATCATAAATCGTTAGGTGTGATACATCTAAATGGTGGGCCGCAGCTTTCACCTTTATGTCATCTTCATTACCTATTAATATTGGATTTAATATTCCGTTTTCTTTCAATCTCACCGTCGCTTCCAGAATTCGCTCATCCGTCCCTTCAGGGAAAACAATAGAAGGATTAGCCTTTTTTACTTTTTTTTGTATATCTGCAAACATATTGCTCACAGGAATTCCTCCTTTATTACTCACTATCTATTAGCATACTCCTTCTGGAGAAAAAAATAAATTAATGGGACCGTTCGCTTTCAAAAGTTTTAATTTTCTGAATATAAACCGTTCTCATTTTTTCCATTTAACCTCCTCAAATCTATTTTAAAATTTTCATATAAATGAGTTTGTCTCTAGCTTTGTCCTTCACCTTGTTAAAAATAAGGTGTTACTTCCCACTGTTTTATCGGTTAGTCTACATGGATTATTTAATCAATTCTTTAACAACTTGCTTTCAGCATGGAAAAATACGTTAACGTTATTGGTCAGTTATAATGTCATGTTAGTCTTGCAAACGCCTTCATTTATCTTGTATAATGAATGAATATTCACTCATATTTTTAATTTGTTTAGGAGGTTAAATATGAACTGTAAAGCGCTATTTCAACCGTTGCAAATTGGGTCCTTGACTTTAAAAAACCGTGTCGTAATGGGGTCGATGCATGTGGGTCTGGAAGGATTGGAGAATGGATTAGAGAAGTTAACAACGTTCTACCAAAAAAGGGCTTCCCATGACGTTGGTTTAATCGTGACAGGTGGAGCGGCAGTGAATGCTGTGGGAAGCGGCGGTCCTGATTTTATGACCATCTATGACGATGATGATAGTGAGCGATGGGCGTATTTAACGCATGCGATTCACAAAGTAGGTGGGGCTATCGCTCTTCAGTTATTTCATGCCGGTCGTTACGCCTATAAGGATACGATTGGTCAATCACCTGTCGCCCCCTCCCCTCTCAAATCCCCGATAAACCCTGACACTCCAAGAGCATTAGCACACGAAGACATTGAGCAAACCATCATGGACTTTGCTACTGGAGCTTTGCGTGCCAAAAAGGCTGGGTTTGATGCTGTGGAAATTATGGGATCTGAAGGCTATTTAATCAATCAATTCGTTTCCCCAGTAACTAATAAGCGCACCGATCAATGGGGAGGTTCCCTCAAAAATCGGTTAGCTTTTCCCACAAAGATTGTTACCGCTGTGCGTGAAAAGGTAGGTGATCATTACCCGATTTTTTTCCGGATGTCAGGGCTTGACCTTATTGAAGGCAGTACGACAGAAGTGGAGACCTTACAATGGGCACAAGCAATGGAAGAGGCCGGAGCTGATGTGCTTAACGTGGGCATAGGTTGGCACGAATCGCAAGTACCTACTATTTCAATGAAAGTACCTAGAATGCATTTTCTCCCGGTTGCTGAAAAAATTGCCGAAGCCGTATCTATTCCCGTTGTTGCGAGCAATCGAATTAATGATCCACGAGATGCTGCCTTTATTATTGAAAAAGGAAAAGTACAACTTATTTCAATGGCTCGTCCTTTTTTAGCAGACCCTACTCTCATGACGAAAGCTAAAGCTGGACGTTTCACAGAAATTAATACGTGCATCGCCTGTAATCAAGCCTGTCTCGATCATGTTTTTGAAGGTAAAACGGCTACATGTCTTGTTAATCCAGAGGCTGGCCGAGAGACAGAGTTACAAATGACGCCAGCCTCTAAGCCTAAACGTCTTCTGATCATCGGGGCTGGACCTGCCGGATTGGAAACAGCACGTGTTGCTGCTAAACGGGGCCACCACGTCATATTAGCTGATGAAAAACCTTATATTGGTGGGCAATTAAATTTTGCTAAGCTCATACCTGGTAAGCAGGAATTTAACGAAACGCTTCGTTATTACAAAACACAGCTCGACCAATTGAACGTTGAACTACACCTTAATACTCATGTGGATAGCAGCTCACCTCTATTAAACGAGGCAGATGACATCATCATTGCAGCAGGGATTATGCCACGAAAACCTCACATTAAAGGAATTGACGCCCATTCTATTCCAAGTTATAGAGACCTTTTTGAAGAACGTATTGTGCCAAATCATCATGTCACCATTATTGGAGGTGGAGGTATTGCCTGTGACTTAGCTTTGTTTCTAAAAGAAAAGGGGGTTGAAACGATTACCTTATTACAACGAAGTACTAAATTTGCAAAAGGTACCGGCAAAACAACACGTTGGGCTACGTTAATGGAGCTTAAACAAGCAGATATTAATATGATTGGCGGTATCTCCTCATATGATGACATAACGGACGACTCTATCACCTTCACTATCGGAAATAAACAACGTACCTTATCACATACGATGATTGTTCTAGCTGCTGGGCAACTGCCAAATGACGGGGTTTTTATGCAGAAATCTTCATTAGAAAAACCTATTCATGTTATTGGTGGGGCTAAGGACGCCCAAGGACTTGATGCCAAAAGTGCCATTTACGAAGGAACTATTTTAGCCCGCTCACTCTAGTTTCCTACTCTCGTTCATTATCATACTATTAGTCTAAAAATCACTTACCCATGAGGAGGCAGATGAATGGAAACCATTCTTTATCATATCGAACATGGTGTCGCCACCATAACACTTAATAGACCAGATGTAAAAAATGCTCTCAACGAAACGTTGCATAAGGAATTGTATCATGTTTGGGAGCAAGCACGTACCAATGATGAGGTGAAAATCATCATTCTTACTGGGACCGAAAACGCTTTTTCAAGTGGAGCTGATTTAAAAAGTATCCCAATAGAATCACTTAACCATTTTGACCACAGCGACTATCTCAAACGGACCTTTAATAAACTCATCCCTTTGATGGATAAGACGGATAAGCCGACGATAGCTTATATTAACGGGATAGCAGTAGGCGCAGGGCTTAGCCTTACTCTTGCCTGTGACTTTAGATTTGCAGACTCTGATGCGAAGCTAGCGCTTAGCTTTTTAAAGATAGGGCTCGCTCCCGATGCTGGCAGCTCTTATTATCTACCTCGTATTCTCGGTTTAGGCAAAGCAATTGAGCTCAGTCTCGGCGAACCTATTACAGCTGAAGAAGCCTACCGGATTGGCCTTATTACTCAAATTGGTGAACCCTATGAGTTTATCGAAAAAATCAAAAAAGTGCCACAACCAGCTTATAGCGCCATGAAAGCCATGATGAAAAGTGGCCTTAATGGTTCCTTACAAGACGTGCTAGACCGTGAAGCCGAATATCAGTATTTAGCTGGAAAGTCTCAAGCTCACAGTGAAGCCATTAACAATTTCTTAAGGAAGTCCTGATAATAAGCTCCACACAGATAATATATTAGCGCTGACGGATAGGTGTCTCTTTGGACGTCCTATCCGTTTTTAATCTTACCCTGGATGACTGTTTTATGAGCAGGTGTCTCTCGAGCAAGCTGTTTGGATTTCGTTATACACCTTTGTATAATGTGAAGTGTAAGGAAGATAACGCCTACTAACAAAGAACGTAAAAAGAATAGGAGTGACGAGAGATGGCAGAGCCGGCTAAAACATTAGATGGATGGTATGTGCTACATGATTTCCGTAAAATTAATTGGACAGAATGGAAAAAAGTATCCTCAGAAGAACGAGAATCAATTATGGCCGAATTTTCAACTCTTTTAAAAAAATGGGATGAGGCACAATCGTCCTTTGAAGGAAGTCATACGTTATATTCTATCCTTGGACAAAAAGCAGATCTCATGATAATGATCCTTCGTCCAACAATGGATGACCTTATCGAGATTGAAACAGCGTTTAATAAAACACGGCTTGCAGAATTTACAATACCTACTTATTCATACGTATCCGTCGTTGAATTAAGTAACTACTTACCGTCAGATAAAGACCCGGAACAAGACCCAGAAATTCAGGCTCGTTTAAAACCTATTTTGCCAAAGTGGGAATATGTTTGTTTCTATCCCATGGACAAGCGTCGCGAAGGAAATGATAACTGGTATATGCTATCCATGGAAGATCGCCAATCTTTGATGAGAAGTCACGGCATGATTGGAAGAAGCTATGCCGGGAAAGTACGGCAAATCATATCCGGTTCAGTTGGCTTTGACGATTGGGAATGGGGAGTCACGTTATTTGCCCATGACGTCTTACAATTTAAAAAGCTCGTATATGAAATGCGCTTTGATGAAGTGAGTGCCCGCTATGGTGAATTTGGCTCCTTCTATGTTGGAACACTTCTTGAAGGCAGCGCGATCAAAAAATACCTTCACATCTAACAAAACAACATTATCTCCCCTTAATTAAGTGTAGAAAGCGTGCTTGATTAAGGGGTTTTTTAGTGTGTTTAATTTTCCCTCGTAGTCCCTCCCTTCTTCTAAGGCGTGAAACCGCCCTAACAAGCAGGCTTAAAATCAGTTTATTGCTTATTTTCTCCTTAAAATGATCGCAGCTACCGTTTAATTATAGGCATAGGTCGCCAATGTCGTACATACAATGGCATTAGCATGAATCAGTCCTAGCGTGTAGCC
The Salipaludibacillus sp. LMS25 DNA segment above includes these coding regions:
- the hemQ gene encoding hydrogen peroxide-dependent heme synthase, with translation MAEPAKTLDGWYVLHDFRKINWTEWKKVSSEERESIMAEFSTLLKKWDEAQSSFEGSHTLYSILGQKADLMIMILRPTMDDLIEIETAFNKTRLAEFTIPTYSYVSVVELSNYLPSDKDPEQDPEIQARLKPILPKWEYVCFYPMDKRREGNDNWYMLSMEDRQSLMRSHGMIGRSYAGKVRQIISGSVGFDDWEWGVTLFAHDVLQFKKLVYEMRFDEVSARYGEFGSFYVGTLLEGSAIKKYLHI
- a CDS encoding DNA ligase D; amino-acid sequence: MVPMRLTPTTLLPDGDDWQYEVKYDGFRCMLLIEKGSVQVLSKTGKVLNTSFPEIEAFVQQRAVALQPYLPLQLDGELVHLVNRYKSHFSTVQKRSRMKKGTAIRDISAKLPCHLVVFDLLKVNGTSLVTKSLQQRQEQLHLIFKELDFPLTVTPEDSRCLQYIAPSASLVHLWDKIVQFNGEGLIAKKHTSAYKEGIRSKQWLKKKFWRTISVILLEYNEFNGYFQGAVYQDSALIPVVDVIHGFSDTERNTLIAMFKQNGHQITSTIWQLSPSICVSVACIDFDGSHLREPRFTSFLLHEQPDNCTWEQMNRQLYPLPSHVMITHHDKPVWPEQHVTKDDYLIFLQKVGPYMLPFLHNRLLTVIRYPHGVDGDAFYQKNVPDYAPEFVKTTRADDIAYITCNSMDTLLWLGNQLALEFHIPFQPYTERKPTEIVLDLDPPSVSHFSLAIEAAQHFKAIFDECSITSFVKTSGRKGLQLYIPLPKDTFSYHDTRIITSFLCHFLCEQKPSLFTTERLKKKRGERLYLDYMQHDAGKTLIAPYSPRGEKDGTVAVPLYWEEVNDNLSPSHFTIKNVADRLLQKGDPFRFMYEATNKDALQALLDRLKV
- the pta gene encoding phosphate acetyltransferase: MSNMFADIQKKVKKANPSIVFPEGTDERILEATVRLKENGILNPILIGNEDDIKVKAAAHHLDVSHLTIYDPETYSGFSDLVDAFVERRKGKNTKEEAEKILKTPNYFGTMLVYTDKASGLVSGAAHSTGDTVRPALQIIKTKADVKKTSGVFVMVKGDERYIFGDCAINIAPDSSDLAETAIEAAKTARVFGIDPKVAMLSFSTKGSAVSPETEKVIAATALAKEKAPELTLDGEFQFDAAFVPTVAAKKAPDSPLNGQANTFIFPSLEAGNIGYKLAQRLGNFEAIGPILQGLNKPVNDLSRGCNTEDVYKLALITAMQGIS
- a CDS encoding FAD-dependent oxidoreductase, translated to MNCKALFQPLQIGSLTLKNRVVMGSMHVGLEGLENGLEKLTTFYQKRASHDVGLIVTGGAAVNAVGSGGPDFMTIYDDDDSERWAYLTHAIHKVGGAIALQLFHAGRYAYKDTIGQSPVAPSPLKSPINPDTPRALAHEDIEQTIMDFATGALRAKKAGFDAVEIMGSEGYLINQFVSPVTNKRTDQWGGSLKNRLAFPTKIVTAVREKVGDHYPIFFRMSGLDLIEGSTTEVETLQWAQAMEEAGADVLNVGIGWHESQVPTISMKVPRMHFLPVAEKIAEAVSIPVVASNRINDPRDAAFIIEKGKVQLISMARPFLADPTLMTKAKAGRFTEINTCIACNQACLDHVFEGKTATCLVNPEAGRETELQMTPASKPKRLLIIGAGPAGLETARVAAKRGHHVILADEKPYIGGQLNFAKLIPGKQEFNETLRYYKTQLDQLNVELHLNTHVDSSSPLLNEADDIIIAAGIMPRKPHIKGIDAHSIPSYRDLFEERIVPNHHVTIIGGGGIACDLALFLKEKGVETITLLQRSTKFAKGTGKTTRWATLMELKQADINMIGGISSYDDITDDSITFTIGNKQRTLSHTMIVLAAGQLPNDGVFMQKSSLEKPIHVIGGAKDAQGLDAKSAIYEGTILARSL
- a CDS encoding enoyl-CoA hydratase/isomerase family protein, yielding METILYHIEHGVATITLNRPDVKNALNETLHKELYHVWEQARTNDEVKIIILTGTENAFSSGADLKSIPIESLNHFDHSDYLKRTFNKLIPLMDKTDKPTIAYINGIAVGAGLSLTLACDFRFADSDAKLALSFLKIGLAPDAGSSYYLPRILGLGKAIELSLGEPITAEEAYRIGLITQIGEPYEFIEKIKKVPQPAYSAMKAMMKSGLNGSLQDVLDREAEYQYLAGKSQAHSEAINNFLRKS